One stretch of Chitinophaga pendula DNA includes these proteins:
- the blaOXA gene encoding class D beta-lactamase, translating to MKQFGWILLTITLFAVACAPNNVKEGKEWEKHFTKYKVEGTFMLYNNSQGTFKVYNIDRAKERFLPASTFKIFNSLVGIETGVIKDTSMVIKWDGIKRWNEDWNHDLSMKQAFQLSSFTYFQEVARRIGKPTMQQWLDSVKYGNRKISKIDTFWVDNTLQISPDEELGLVKQLYFDKLPFHKTTMKMVRDVMLMEKTPKYELHYKTGWGFIGEKKMIGWIVGWIEENGHPSFFVLNLESDNMKFDMKAARRDILYSILKEEGYLEGNM from the coding sequence ATGAAACAATTTGGCTGGATATTATTGACAATCACCCTCTTCGCGGTCGCCTGCGCCCCTAATAACGTAAAAGAGGGGAAAGAATGGGAAAAACACTTTACCAAATATAAGGTAGAAGGTACCTTCATGCTCTACAACAACAGCCAGGGCACGTTCAAAGTATATAATATCGACCGCGCCAAAGAAAGATTCCTACCGGCCTCCACCTTCAAGATCTTCAACTCCCTCGTTGGCATTGAAACCGGCGTCATCAAAGATACCAGCATGGTCATCAAATGGGATGGCATCAAACGCTGGAATGAAGACTGGAACCATGATCTCAGTATGAAACAGGCATTCCAGCTCTCCTCTTTCACCTATTTCCAGGAAGTAGCCCGGCGCATTGGAAAACCAACCATGCAACAATGGCTGGACTCCGTAAAATATGGCAACAGAAAAATATCCAAAATAGATACCTTCTGGGTGGATAATACCCTCCAGATATCTCCCGATGAAGAACTCGGCCTAGTCAAACAGCTCTATTTCGATAAACTACCCTTCCATAAAACTACCATGAAAATGGTCCGGGATGTCATGCTTATGGAAAAAACACCCAAATATGAGCTTCATTATAAAACAGGATGGGGCTTTATCGGCGAGAAAAAAATGATCGGATGGATTGTAGGCTGGATAGAAGAAAATGGACATCCGTCGTTCTTCGTACTCAATCTCGAATCAGATAATATGAAGTTTGATATGAAAGCAGCCCGTAGGGACATCCTCTACAGCATCCTTAAAGAGGAAGGATATCTGGAAGGCAACATGTAA
- a CDS encoding VWA domain-containing protein: MLRFQHSEYLWVLTLLLVLQGAFLAVSWWKRRSVRKLGDPSLVEQLFMGYSRKLFTLKFLLLFVAFFFGVIGLANLQKGSRMEKITRKGVDVIIALDVSKSMLANDIKPDRLTRSKQFISKLLDKLDNDRVGIVVFAGNAYLQMPLTVDYSAARMYLNTVTPDMIPTQGTAIGEAIQVSDEAFNKKERKHKSLIIISDGEDHDEHAIQRAKAAFENGVVINTIGIGAPTGSPIPDAETGEYKKDRDGNVVITKLNEEALKSIASAGKGIYEHLDNTEEAVTTIVNKIDGMEQKEFGENVFTDYNSYFQYFLGISLLLVILEFFLPEVRRRRNTDTITAIEK; this comes from the coding sequence ATGTTACGTTTTCAGCATAGTGAATATTTATGGGTACTCACCCTCCTCCTGGTCCTGCAAGGGGCCTTTCTTGCCGTCAGCTGGTGGAAACGCCGGTCCGTACGCAAACTGGGCGATCCTTCCCTCGTTGAACAGCTCTTTATGGGCTACTCCCGTAAGCTTTTCACGCTGAAGTTTCTCCTCCTGTTTGTGGCCTTCTTTTTCGGAGTGATCGGCCTGGCTAATCTGCAGAAAGGAAGCCGCATGGAAAAGATTACTCGCAAAGGTGTCGATGTCATTATCGCCCTCGACGTAAGTAAAAGCATGCTGGCAAACGACATCAAACCCGACAGACTAACCCGGTCCAAACAGTTCATCAGCAAACTCCTCGACAAACTCGACAATGATCGGGTAGGCATCGTGGTATTCGCCGGGAATGCTTACCTTCAGATGCCACTCACGGTAGATTACTCCGCCGCGCGCATGTACCTCAATACTGTTACACCCGATATGATCCCCACACAGGGCACCGCTATCGGTGAAGCCATACAAGTAAGCGACGAAGCCTTCAATAAAAAAGAGCGTAAACACAAATCTCTCATCATCATCTCCGATGGAGAAGATCATGACGAACATGCCATACAACGTGCCAAAGCAGCCTTTGAAAATGGAGTGGTTATCAATACGATCGGAATAGGCGCCCCTACCGGTTCCCCCATTCCGGATGCAGAAACCGGAGAATATAAAAAAGACCGCGACGGCAACGTCGTAATTACTAAGCTCAACGAAGAAGCCCTCAAATCAATCGCTTCTGCCGGCAAAGGCATCTACGAACACCTCGACAATACCGAAGAAGCAGTTACCACCATCGTCAACAAAATAGATGGCATGGAACAAAAAGAATTCGGTGAAAACGTATTCACAGACTACAATAGTTATTTTCAATATTTCCTGGGTATCAGCCTCCTGCTCGTCATCCTGGAGTTCTTCCTTCCCGAAGTACGCCGCCGCAGAAACACAGATACTATCACCGCTATAGAGAAGTAA
- a CDS encoding tetratricopeptide repeat protein, translated as MNRRKFTYRIIITSCLFLAYIMTTNAQTAGNKYIRKGNELYKKQQYTDAEANYKKALEKNRQSVTGHYNLGNSLYEQKRFDDARTQYANSVKLASKNDVKGDANYNIGNTYMEAKNWEESIKSYKKALKIDPKDEEARYNLAYAQAMLKKQQQGGGGDDKKDKKDNKDKDKNKDKKDQNKDKDQQDKDKKDQDKKDQNQQDKKDGDDKENEKPQPQPSKLNKQEAERLLQALSQEEKKLQDKLKKAKAQPVQVEKDW; from the coding sequence ATGAATAGAAGGAAATTCACATATCGCATCATTATCACAAGCTGTCTGTTCCTGGCATATATCATGACCACCAACGCACAGACCGCAGGTAATAAATATATCCGCAAAGGCAACGAATTGTACAAAAAACAACAATACACCGATGCAGAAGCCAACTATAAAAAAGCACTGGAAAAAAACCGGCAATCCGTAACGGGACATTATAACCTGGGCAACTCACTCTATGAACAAAAGCGTTTCGACGATGCGCGCACCCAATATGCCAACTCCGTTAAGCTGGCAAGTAAAAACGATGTAAAAGGCGACGCCAATTATAACATCGGCAATACCTACATGGAAGCCAAAAACTGGGAAGAAAGTATCAAATCCTACAAAAAGGCCCTCAAAATCGATCCTAAAGACGAAGAGGCCCGCTATAACCTCGCTTATGCACAGGCCATGCTGAAAAAACAACAGCAAGGCGGCGGAGGCGATGATAAAAAAGATAAGAAAGACAATAAGGACAAAGACAAGAATAAAGACAAAAAAGATCAGAATAAGGATAAAGATCAGCAGGATAAAGACAAAAAAGACCAGGATAAAAAAGACCAGAACCAACAGGATAAAAAAGACGGCGACGACAAAGAGAATGAAAAACCACAGCCACAACCTAGCAAACTAAATAAACAGGAGGCAGAAAGATTACTGCAGGCACTTTCTCAGGAAGAGAAGAAACTGCAGGATAAGCTGAAAAAAGCAAAAGCCCAGCCAGTACAGGTAGAAAAGGACTGGTAA
- a CDS encoding helix-turn-helix domain-containing protein has protein sequence MLVHILCGNTSGGCAKEAVPATALCGIVERYYWYEHQQEGTVWATLDGQPVLLFLLDAPYQIQFTGKYQVCMHDAFCCSQGLRQTYITGLSPGMRILAVKFSCTGLSMLMPGGNNMGGLSPLAPIYDLWGTAGRALTVALRESSTVMSQRALLDQFLVEQLSLPAVDNHMLHLVVSRIRSKRGLLSVQHLCSELRLNYKWLERNFRRHLGTTPKRYIDTIRFLHAYLKIQEGGDDLVQIAYESGYYDHHHFVKVCRQHTGYAPSRLLSLA, from the coding sequence ATGCTTGTACATATACTTTGTGGTAACACATCAGGCGGGTGTGCCAAAGAGGCCGTTCCTGCGACAGCTTTATGTGGTATTGTAGAGCGTTATTATTGGTACGAACATCAGCAGGAGGGAACGGTGTGGGCTACCCTGGACGGACAGCCGGTGTTGCTGTTTTTATTAGACGCTCCTTATCAAATACAATTTACCGGCAAGTACCAGGTATGTATGCACGATGCATTTTGTTGTAGTCAGGGATTACGTCAGACTTATATTACCGGTTTGAGTCCGGGTATGCGGATATTGGCTGTAAAGTTCAGTTGTACGGGATTGTCCATGCTCATGCCGGGAGGCAATAATATGGGAGGTTTATCACCATTGGCCCCTATATATGATCTGTGGGGAACGGCGGGACGGGCACTGACAGTAGCTTTAAGAGAAAGTAGTACCGTGATGTCGCAGAGAGCGCTATTGGATCAGTTCCTGGTGGAACAGCTTTCTTTACCCGCTGTCGATAATCATATGCTGCACCTGGTGGTATCGCGTATCCGATCAAAACGTGGGCTGTTGTCGGTACAACACCTTTGTAGTGAGCTGAGATTAAATTATAAATGGCTGGAGCGCAATTTTCGGCGCCATCTGGGTACTACACCGAAGAGGTACATTGATACGATCCGCTTTTTGCATGCTTACCTGAAAATACAGGAGGGGGGAGATGATCTGGTACAAATAGCTTATGAGAGTGGTTATTACGATCATCATCATTTTGTAAAAGTATGCCGGCAGCATACGGGATATGCTCCTTCCAGGTTGTTATCCCTTGCATGA
- the def gene encoding peptide deformylase, with amino-acid sequence MILPIIAYGAPILRTHCEAISPGHPGLEQLLVNMWHTLDNAGGAGLAAPQVNVPWQLFIVDSSQQQNGLTIRQAFLNAVITQYGVEENWEDEGCLSIPGIWEKVPRSARITIRYQDTSFNWQEDIFTGHTARIIQHEYDHINGRLYLDLLPSLRRNLLSGKLRNITRGRFKQHYPMRLQ; translated from the coding sequence ATGATCCTTCCTATCATAGCATATGGAGCTCCCATACTGCGCACTCATTGTGAGGCGATATCTCCCGGCCATCCCGGCCTCGAACAGTTGTTAGTCAATATGTGGCATACGCTTGATAACGCTGGTGGTGCTGGTCTCGCAGCCCCTCAGGTCAATGTGCCATGGCAGCTTTTTATCGTCGACAGCTCGCAGCAGCAAAACGGACTTACCATCCGGCAGGCATTCCTGAACGCAGTTATCACACAATATGGAGTAGAAGAGAACTGGGAAGACGAAGGCTGCCTCAGTATACCGGGCATCTGGGAAAAAGTACCGCGGTCAGCGAGGATCACGATTCGGTACCAGGACACCAGCTTCAACTGGCAGGAAGATATATTTACAGGACATACCGCCCGGATCATCCAGCATGAGTATGACCATATTAATGGCCGGCTTTACCTGGACTTGTTGCCATCATTACGACGCAACCTGCTATCAGGCAAATTACGCAACATCACCCGCGGACGCTTTAAACAACATTATCCAATGCGATTACAATAG
- a CDS encoding helix-turn-helix domain-containing protein gives MSLDKGIDIPYQQLPFSSTGQFHIFPLSSFISDLARLPHRHHHYQLIWFTQASGQHVVDFVSYELKDNLLFLLEPGQVHQLLDSTREGHSIVFSEKFYFSNKQERETLFDFSHLFDSSNGYMPIPLGKDAVAALEKLAELMYLERNNRYCNRGIIKHYLNAFLLLAEREKKQAVGNIEPGTGDERVWQLRRLVDQHFRTEHQAAFYADAFALTPKRLNEITRERTGRTVTELVHTRLVLEAKRNLAFSHKSIKEISYELGFEDPAYFSRFFKHHAGNSPQDFRDRMLK, from the coding sequence TAAAGGCATTGATATTCCATACCAGCAGTTGCCTTTTAGTAGCACCGGGCAATTCCATATTTTTCCGCTCAGCAGTTTTATAAGCGATCTGGCGCGGTTGCCGCACCGTCATCATCATTATCAACTGATATGGTTTACACAGGCTTCGGGGCAACATGTAGTGGATTTCGTTTCTTATGAGTTGAAAGACAACCTGTTATTCTTACTGGAGCCGGGTCAGGTACATCAGTTGCTGGATAGTACGAGGGAAGGGCATAGTATTGTATTTTCCGAGAAGTTCTATTTTTCCAATAAGCAGGAGCGGGAGACACTTTTTGATTTTTCCCATTTATTTGATAGTAGTAATGGCTATATGCCGATCCCTTTAGGGAAGGATGCGGTAGCTGCTTTAGAGAAGCTAGCGGAGTTGATGTACCTGGAGCGAAACAACCGTTATTGCAACCGGGGGATCATCAAACATTACCTGAATGCCTTTCTTTTGCTGGCGGAGCGGGAGAAAAAGCAGGCGGTGGGTAATATTGAGCCTGGTACCGGCGACGAGCGGGTATGGCAGTTGCGACGATTGGTAGACCAGCACTTCCGTACGGAGCACCAGGCGGCGTTTTATGCAGATGCTTTTGCATTAACTCCCAAACGATTAAATGAGATTACCCGGGAGCGTACCGGGCGTACGGTCACGGAGCTGGTACATACCCGGTTGGTACTGGAGGCGAAACGTAACCTGGCATTCAGCCATAAGAGTATTAAAGAAATCAGTTATGAACTTGGGTTTGAGGACCCAGCATACTTCAGTCGTTTTTTCAAGCACCATGCCGGTAACTCTCCCCAGGATTTTCGGGACCGGATGTTAAAATAG